A genome region from Coffea arabica cultivar ET-39 chromosome 7e, Coffea Arabica ET-39 HiFi, whole genome shotgun sequence includes the following:
- the LOC113702273 gene encoding probable prolyl 4-hydroxylase 10, translating into MAIFSAATALYYTTKLNETCWSIPKFIPRRSPKVKFAMAVKGRHLRGPSRKATSSSTLIFAMFIMFSFLLLIMLSLGLLSIPSTSRDSQKAHDLSTIAHNSIDRGDEDDDEGRGDQWVEVISWEPRAVVYHNFLSIEECEYLINLAKPHMQKSTVVDSATGKSKDSRVRTSSGTFLARGRDKTVREIEKRIADFAFIPVEHGEGLQILHYEVGQKYEPHYDYFLDEFNTRNGGQRIATVLMYLSDIEEGGETVFPAAKGNISAVPWWNELSECGKGGLSVKPKRGDALLFWSMKPDATLDPSSLHGGCPVIRGNKWSSTKWMRVHEYKV; encoded by the exons ATGGCCATATTTTCAGCTGCTACTGCTTTGT ATTACACAACAAAATTGAACGAGACTTGTTGGTCGATTCCTAAATTCATCCCCCGAAGATCTCCGAAAGTGAAATTTGCAATGGCGGTGAAGGGGCGCCACCTGAGGGGTCCGTCGCGGAAAGCGACGTCGTCTTCCACATTGATTTTCGCTATGTTTATCATGTTCTCCTTTTTGTTGTTGATTATGTTATCCCTCGGATTACTCTCCATTCCCAGCACTTCTAGAGATTCTCAGAAAGCGCACGATCTCAGCACAATTGCCCATAACAGTATTGATAG aggtgatgaagatgatgatgaggGGAGGGGAGATCAGTGGGTTGAAGTTATCTCTTGGGAACCTAGAGCAGTTGTTTACCACAATTTCTTG TCTATAGAAGAGTGTGAATATCTGATCAATCTTGCCAAGCCACATATGCAAAAGTCAACAGTTGTGGATAGTGCTACTGGCAAAAGTAAAGATAGTAG AGTTCGTACAAGCTCCGGAACATTTCTTGCTAGAGGACGTGATAAAACGGTCAGGGAAATTGAGAAAAGAATTGCAGATTTTGCCTTCATACCCGTAG AGCATGGGGAGGGACTTCAAATTCTGCACTATGAGGTGGGTCAAAAGTATGAGCCTCATTATGATTACTTTCTTGATGAGTTCAACACCAGGAATGGGGGCCAACGCATAGCTACAGTTCTTATGTATTT GTCAGATATTGAAGAGGGCGGAGAAACAGTTTTTCCTGCAGCCAAAGGAAATATTAGTGCTGTACCTTGGTGGAATGAGCTGTCTGAATGTGGAAAAGGAGGGCTTTCTGTTAAACCAAAGAGGGGTGATGCTTTGCTGTTTTGGAGCATGAAGCCTGATGCCACTCTTGATCCTTCAAGTTTGCACG GCGGTTGCCCTGTTATTAGAGGGAATAAGTGGTCATCAACAAAGTGGATGCGGGTCCATGAGTACAAGGTGTAA